A segment of the Psilocybe cubensis strain MGC-MH-2018 chromosome 5, whole genome shotgun sequence genome:
CAGTTTTGTCCAGTCATGATTGAATCGCATACTCAAGCCGTGTCTGGCAATGTCACCAACTGCCGAAGAGAGATATTATTACACCAACACAGCTTCACACCCTGTCCGGAAGAGTCTAAGTTCGAAGTATAGTAAATATTGTACATGCAGAGTGCCTTGATCTGGTGATCGCCCCCGGGACTTGGATAGGGGCCAGCCGCCTCCCTGGCTGTCGATGTGTTGCTCCGCGTTTATTTAACCGATCTCAATATGATAAAGGGTTCGCAgtttaactttttttttctagcCTAGTGAGATCTCCCTCGGACTCGGAGGAAACAGACAAATGGCGCTTGGTGGCAGTGGCGGGGCGGGGTCTGTGGGAGCTGAAGATGCCGCATAGCTGATTCTACTACTATTTCCAGTCATGGCTCTTTGTCTAGATGCCAAGTTTAGACGCCGAAAGAAAAGGAGCCATCTTCATCTGGTCAATTGTTTTTTTGCTGATGGACTGGCACTGCAGTGTGGGGAGGAAGTCGGAGACTCGGAGCGACAGAGACCATGGGGTTAAAGAACGGAGTGATCAGTGAAAGGAGGACGATGATTATTCGGGGGTATGTAGTATCGGGAGCATGGCTAGCAGGTACAATGGGCAAATTGTGGAAAGGTGTTGACTACAGTGAGAATTGAGATAAAAAAGTGACGTATATGCAAGACGGGTCGAAAGAAGGGGTAAAAATAAGTACAACCACAGTGTATCGAAATGCAAGCAGGAAGAAACCGGGATGTTATTGCAGAAGTAATAAAGTATGCGTGTTGAATGCAAAAGAGATGTATGCTTGAAGCTGTATAGAGGCTATCGCAGACGGGCCTGCACTCTGTTGGGTGATGTGTTGAAGTAATGAATGCAGAAGACGCGAAAATGAGGAAAGTAAAATCTGTACAAATAAAAGCAAGGATGTGCATGCAGACAAAGCAATACGCCACAATAAGCGACGAAATCAGTTAGAACAGTCTAAAGTAATTAGCTGAGAGCAAAGGCTGGGTACATTGACAAATAGATATAAGTTGGGGGGATGGTATAGGAATAGAAAGCAGGCTAAACCACCACTTTCAACGCGAAGGGGCACTATGTTGAGATCCTCTTATAAAGGACTGATGCTGTAAATGTTCAGGAGCTGCATATAACCGTGGTGTAGACGAAGTTGACCAAGGCGGCTGAGGCGGCAGCGAAGGAGGTGGCATGCTATTATGCGActgaggaggcggaggcgccCGCGAAGATTCGCTGCTCATCGTCGACGAGCTCTGTTCCGTCGTTGGTGCCATCATGTTCATGAGTTGGAACGTGCTCTGGTGATGCTGTTGTGGCGTCTGTTGTTTGACCTCCGCAGGTGATGCAGGCTCGGACGGGTGCGACCGCGATTGAGCTTGTTTCGACCGCGAGGGTTTGTCTATCTCAGCTGCGCGAGCTGAGGCACGCAGCGTTTCCATGTCGATTTGCGGTGCCTCACCATTAGCCCCATTTTTGTCTCTTTTGCGCATGAGCTTCGCGTAATCTACATAATGGCGACGGGCATCAGTCAGACGCTCAGATGTCACATTTGACAAATATTTGAAAAAAAGACGTACGAAGCCCACAAGCATTGCAAAGTGTTCTTGCCCCGTCGGGACCCCGCCGCCATTCAGGCGTCTCTCTGATGTTACATGAATGGCACTTGCCCGGAGGTGTTGCCCGCTGTTCAGACAAAAGACGCGGATAGAATTCAGTGTTGAGAAAAGAGTTGCCTGAGACCAGACAATGGACTCACACTTCGCTTCCTATACTTGCTTTTCGGTTGCCCAGGAGGCCCATTTGTCCCTGCCGTTGTAGTAGCACGTTTTGTTCGGATGAGCTCCATATCTTGCTCTGCCGTTGTTTGAGGTTTGACATCCCCTCCGGAGGCATATTGCtgctaaaaaaaaaggataCAACATTAGGGTACTTTTAAAGAGAAGAATGGATGGACAACCCACTTCGGGAAAGGAGCTTTGTTCATTTTGTGTAACATCATCCTGTGAAATGTCCTCCCATGGACGTTTAGGAGGTCGGGGATCATCCGGAGATTCCTGCATTGGTTCGGGTGCACTCATCCTACTTTGATCAGTCTCCGGAGCATTGGCACGCTTCGTTTCCTCCAATAAGCGAACGAGTTCCTGAGCGAGACGGAGCATGTCCTCTAATTCACCCTGCGAAGGCTGGGGCGGAGGCACATGTTGCCTCTGTATGTCCCCTACGAGACATTCCAATCAATACACGCCCGAAACAAGTACTCGAACGGGTTCTCACCCCATCGATAAGCAAAGTTGTACAATGTCGAACAATGATTGCTAATCTAAAAGAGGTGTTAGGCTTCGTTCGAGAGGGAAGCCGAAACTAATTAGAACATACCTCCGACATTGTGTCGCCCGGGCGAGCAAGAGGGGGCGGAGGTGGAGCTCTTTCGGGTTCGCTTGAAGGGTATGACGATCGGGTGTCAATGTTAGTTGGTACGATTGCAGTTGTCCGGGCAAACGggatctgctgctgctgttgctgctgttgaggtGGTGGCTGATAATGATGGGGCGGCTGCGGCGGTGGTGGCTGAGGAGGGGCATGCTGCTGGATTTGTTGTTGGGGCggaggaggttgaggagcGTGTTGTAGGTGATGCGGAGATACTCCGTAAGAGGGATTAGAAGTTATAGGAGgaggctgttgttgttgatgcgGTGGAATATGAGAAGGGTGTTGCTGTACAtggtgttgctgctgctgttgctgcggTGGGGGTGGaggttgctgctgctgctggggtGGTGGAGGTTGTTGGTGTGAAGGATGttgaggagggggaggagcgTGTTGAGGTTGCTGACTCCATGGACCTTGAGGAGGCGGCGCCGGAGGTGGAGGGCCAGGTGATGGATAGGGATTTGAATGTGTAGGGTGAGGATGCGttggatgctgttggtgcaTGACCGGAGGTCGAGGTTGCATGtactgctgttgctggtatGTAGTATAGGAAGGAGGTATCGAATGGTGCTGCATCTGTTCATGAGATACTGGAGGCGGCGCTGGAGGTGCTGGCTGGGCGTTGTGGGGCGGAGGACCGGGTACAGCAGGATACGCGACGGGCGGTGCTGCATACTGCTGATAGGATACGGGTGGTGCATAATGAGACTGTAAAACGGAACGCGTCGTAAGTAAAAAATCAAAGTAAATAGTTCACCGGAAATAAACCACATTGTTTTGTGCACGCACATCCCGAGCAGCGATCGTTTCCGTGAGATTCCGTCGTTTTGTGGCTTGAGTAGGTTGAATAGGCGAATGGGGGATGTCTTCGTTGCGTAGATTAGTGATGTTGACCGAGGCAGGAGCCGGCTGGGTCTGTGCGGAGAGGGGAATGCCTGGGTGGGCATAACCGCCATTTTCGTGTTTTGACGGATACTCTACTTTAGGAGTTGCTTCATGGCCAGCAGACAAGGGAGGAgtatgctgctgctggtgggGATGGGACTGAACTGAAGCAGCAGAAGGGTTTGTAGGTTGTACTGAACGACCCCATGAGGTTGTTTGATGCCTAGGGTGGTCCTGTTGCTGGGGTACTAGCTCTGTCGGGGGCGGCGGTTGGGAGGTGCCGCTTGGAGAGCGATACTGGAagttgaggtccttgagAGAGGGAAGACGAAAATCGCTCTGAGAACTCTGGGGAACGGTGGGGAGAGAATATCTAGAGTGATGCTGGTGGGCAGAGGCCATAGCAGAGGTGGATCGGCTAGACAGAGATTGAGATCAGAAGTGACCTTGGTTTTGAATCTGAGTTGTCAGTTCTATCTCCCGATGACGACGGATCTTGGACGGCGAGATACGTCGTGGCTAGCACAGACCTGGCTGCACCACGAGACTGCAGAGAACAcaacgaaaagaaagaaaagcaacgaaaagaaaagaagaggatgttAGTTGTAAAGGTTCAAGGAGGAAGAGTCGCCAGGATTTCATTCACTGCCATCTTCCAGAGCGGAGTCCTAATTTGAACACACCGCCATATCGAGCGACTCGTTCATCCTCGCCACATCCTCATGTTTTTCTCCAGCTGCAATGTCGTGCttatttcttttctctttgtcttcttGTTTTTTCAACTCTCTTTCTGCCATCGGGCCTCTCTTCCTCGATGCGATCTGCCTTTCAACCACCATTACGTACTCCCTGAAATAGAAATGCTGCCGCCAGATCACCTCTTGGTCTCTCTTTTCCCCCAGTCTCTCgtcttttgcgcagcaacTTTATACTTGACTCTCATCCATTTCCTCGCCGCCTCCCTGCAGCGGTCCACGTGGAATATCATGGAGATGTTCCTGATCAGGGTCAAATGCATGATCTATTCCTTCCAAGATCATTCTCAGATGCATGTTCATCAGGGAACTTACCGAATCTGTAAACCAAGATTCCACGCAATCCCCACCTTTGCGCATTGTTCACCCATCCTTTCGAACTTTGTCTTTTCGCATTTCTATTCTTCCAGTTCTATTGCATGTATATATGCGCTCTCTTCTTTCTCGCTTTTGTTCTAATCGATCCACCCAAAGATCTCAAAAGGGGCGCTTATTTATTCAACCCATCATATTTCTCCCGTGCTTCATCGATAAGGCCCAGATTGGCTCAAAATTAGCCTACCGTTTCTCCAATTAGATTCCCAACACAGATCAAGCTCATCGGCCAATAGTTACCGGAAGTGCACCATGGTTCTGGTGCAAATCGTTCTGTGTACTCATCGTACCACCTTTGCCTCATTCTGCATACGTCTATCCGTCACAATTGGGAGTCTAAGATTCTGGGGTATCTCTGCTGGTTCTGTGATGCTACAATTTCTTTGCCAAAATCCCAAATCACATTCTCCCAAGCACTCCCAAGCCCCAGTCGTGCCGCAAAAATCGGATGCCGCATCCTATGTTTACTATATGGCCAACATACCAGAACAGTGGGTCTGCTGACTTTACCTCGCTTCTCGGTCTTTGAGATTTCCTCTTTAGGGCTTTCCATCGCTGCCTATCTCACTCACTTGACTTCATTTGATCAAAAACTGTATCATATCACAGTTTTGGATCCCCATACGGCTATTCAATGACATAGTTCAATGCAAACACAGAGGTCATCAAACTTATGCCAATAGCCCGCTCAACGCTCGTCGTCAGAATAAATGTATAACGTATACATTGCACAGCTTACTCTGGACACCTATGTGAACGCCGTTCTGAACCCATGGTTTGTCAATCTTCTATGTACACGCTTTGGGAACACTGACAAAGATTGAAGGCACGTTTGATTTTGACGGAATACAGATCGCTATCACCTATTTGAAGGAGTATCTCGAGCCTGTATCCCGAGGTGGAGGCAGTGTTTAGTTTAATAGCTGTCGAGATAACCTTCGAGAGGGTTGGGCCTCCTCGAACTGTATCAATTAATGTGTGGGATCAACCAAGATCTCCGAATGGCATGTTTATCCCATCGCTACAATCGGACGCTTCACGGATCGTATCGACTACCGAGGTGGTAAGAATTTTACGCAATGATAAATCCGTTATCAGCTACGCTTGACGTACAAATATCATTTACGTCTAAGGACACCCTTTCATGTTCGTTGAAAATCCTCCCGGATCGAGGCAACGAGTTGGTCTGCACAAGGATATTGAAGTCCAACGCACACTCCCTTCTATCGAGAAATCTGCGGTACTATTCTAACAACAGCAGGATCCTACAAACTCAACTTGAATACTCTCAAATCTACTGAAGGCTTAATAACAGTGCACGGTAAAGGTTTGAAATAATTCATTCAACTCCGCAGAATCACAACGACAGCACTCTGAAATCATTTCAGTAGATCCAAACGTGTTTCAttaaaaatcaaaagttgaGCCCCATCAGAGGCTTTGCGAGGCGCATATCGATACGAAACGCGCGACGCGTCGCGCCATACCCGTTCAATCCGCGTGACCTTAAATTAAAAGCGGGTACTACCAAATAGGGAAAGAGCACAACCGCCAAGCCCCGACGCGTTTGtcatttccattttttggcGACTCTTTGCTCTCCGCTTACAAAAAGCAATTTTGACAAACTCCAAAGTGTGATTGTCCATTGCACAACCAACTTTCTTGTCTGCCCCTTTGCTGTCATACATTACACATAAACTGATTACCGCGTTGTTGTACTATTAAcggactttttttttgtgaaaGGCGGCCACTGGTGATCACCACCACACAAAGGGTTTTCTGAGTCACATTTCACGTTATAGAAATGGTACAAGAAGCATCCGATCTCACTTCAGGTGAGGAATATACCACTCCACCTTCTCCAAACCTTCAAGACAGCGCGAACATGGCTCAATTCCTCGTCAAGCAGAAGCTGTCCTCAGAACACGATACCGAAATTTGCGTCACCTCATGCCACGAGCTCGATGTGCACGAGAACCTACCAAAATTTATGAAGTCCGTACAGGAAAACACCATTGGTCTGGCTGCAGCATACGACCAAAAGTGCCGCGTGCTGCGCCTTGCGCTATCTTCCCCGACGGAGGCTCTCGTCGTCACACTCGTAGCGAAACACGACCGGTGGAATGGGATGCGGAAGCAGGCGAAGCACCAAGCGTGTATTGAGGCGAAGACTTCGGCTCTGCAGTGTCTCCTCAACAACCCAGCGATCGTCAAAGCGGCCTTGCGCATGGACAAACTCGCCGCGTCGATATTCCTCGACCATCGCATGACCATTGCAAGCGCGAAAGACCTCTTGTCTGCAGGGGATGGTCCAAGGCACTCTTTAGCTGCCCTCATGAGTGTGCTGGAGGGCTATGTTCCGATAAGGAAGAGGACTGTGATAGATATGTTTATCAAAGATGACTCTGGCGCGAACGGAGTTCGTGAAACCGCCCTGCAGGCTTGGGCAGCTTATTACGCCACCACGCATCCACATATGGCTCTTCGACTGGAACAAATGAGCTCTATCGATACTTCCACTATTGAACTGCATGTAAGGGTCTTATTTATTCCCGCATTGCTATTTGCTCATTTCAAGTCGTTAGGTCATGGCTCCCCTCGCCAAATTAATTCGAGTTGCAGATCAAGTACTCTCCTTCAAGCCTAGTCGAGTCAAGCACGAGATCAAACACGAACAAAACCTCGAAACAGGAGAAATTTTAATCACCTCACAAAGATACAAAACAAAAGTCTCCCGCACGGCCGCCAATCAAGTAGGTCACATTTAAATCGCTTCAAAATACCGCAACCCTTTCTTACTGTCCATAATTCTCGTTAACAGAATGTCGAAGTGACCTTTGAACATGGTGGCAAGAGGACGACCTCCAAAACTCGAACTGCTGAGGTACATGGGCGAGTAGCGGTTTTGTGTGCCGCAGAGGAGACGAAAGGGTCTCTTGTCCGGGTCGAAACTGTAGGAAGAGGCGGACCCAGTCCTGCAGAGATTATGAAATCAGATTTGCTGCTTCGTGCCTTGCACGATCCAGATTTCCTGATTTCTCATCCTTTCGTCGAAGCTCTATGGTTTCCTCGTCGAAAAGCCAAAAACGTGGCTAAACTCAAAGTCAAGTCTGAGCCATTACCCCCTGTGGATATCTCCTACGACGGTCCCTTGAACGATTCGCAGAGAGCTGCAACTGAGGCCATCCTTTCGCGGGACCAATCAAAACGCGTCGTTCTTGTGCATGGCCCGCCCGGTACAGGAAAAACCACTGTCATTGCGGCTGCTGTCACCAGTGTCATGGCCTCGCGCGATAGAAACGCTACGGTGTGGCTTGTTGCGCAGTCAAACGTTGCCGTGAAGAATATCGCAGAGAAACTGGCTTCCGTCGacttttttgattttacAATCTTAGTCTCTACAGGCTTTCACTTTGACTGGTATTCACCTTCTTGCTGACCTCTTCCCCTATGctgattcttttttttcgtatTCAGGCACGAACACCTTTATGAGAAGGTCGAAAGGAATGTCATCACATCTGAAGACCTGCCAGACGATATCCTTCAAGCTGAACACATGCTCCCTACCTCCAGAGTCATTTTATGCACTCTATCTATGCTATCCAACCGGAGGCTGTCGCCGATCACTAGTCTGGTGCCACTTCGAACTGTCATTTTTGACGAAGCCAGTCAAATTGAAATTGGAGACTACCTAGCGATGATGCTCCAGTTTCGTTCCACTCTTCAGAAAATGGTCTTTATCGGAGACGACAAGCAACGTGCGTTTTCATTATCTGTCTTCAATTCTTGATTATTTACCAAGTCGGTAGTTGAACCACACTTGTCGCAGGACATCTTTGGCATGGAAAGTGTATTTGATAAATCTCATCTCCGTGAAAACGCGCTGTTTTTGGATACTCAATGTAAGTCAAACACCACTGGCGAGAGCATTAACTGAAATTGCAATATCTAGACCGTATGCCGCTGGCAATAGCAACTTGCATATCAGAAAATGTTTACAAGGGCCGGCTGAAATCTCTAGACGTCAATTTTGACACTTCTTGCTGTCGATTCGTTGACGTTGCCTCTGGAACAGACAATCCGCAGGGCTCTAGTCGGATAGTACGTCAGCAACTAATTAAATGTTTTGTTGTATCTAACAATATGCTATTAGAATAAGCAAGAAGTTGCTGCCATTTTGACGCTGTCGAAACGGTTcttccaccaaaaaaaatcgTTCCGGATAATTACTCCATACGACGCTCAACGCACATTGTTGGAAAATGCGTTGAAGGAAGCCGGGTTACCTTGGGAAGACATGTGTTTCAACATCGACTCGTTTCAAGGTCGGTTCTATGACGCTACGGTGAATATATACTAAAGCCATACATTTTATAGGCAACGAGGACGATTATATTCTTGTGTCCGTCGTGCGAACCCAACGGCTCGGCTTTTTGTCAGATCACAGGCGGGTTAATGTTATGTTGACGCGGTGCAAGAAGGGAATGGTTATATGTACCCATCGTGG
Coding sequences within it:
- a CDS encoding ATP-dependent helicase upf1, translating into MVQEASDLTSGEEYTTPPSPNLQDSANMAQFLVKQKLSSEHDTEICVTSCHELDVHENLPKFMKSVQENTIGLAAAYDQKCRVLRLALSSPTEALVVTLVAKHDRWNGMRKQAKHQACIEAKTSALQCLLNNPAIVKAALRMDKLAASIFLDHRMTIASAKDLLSAGDGPRHSLAALMSVLEGYVPIRKRTVIDMFIKDDSGANGVRETALQAWAAYYATTHPHMALRLEQMSSIDTSTIELHVMAPLAKLIRVADQVLSFKPSRVKHEIKHEQNLETGEILITSQRYKTKVSRTAANQNVEVTFEHGGKRTTSKTRTAEVHGRVAVLCAAEETKGSLVRVETVGRGGPSPAEIMKSDLLLRALHDPDFLISHPFVEALWFPRRKAKNVAKLKVKSEPLPPVDISYDGPLNDSQRAATEAILSRDQSKRVVLVHGPPGTGKTTVIAAAVTSVMASRDRNATVWLVAQSNVAVKNIAEKLASVDFFDFTILVSTGFHFDWHEHLYEKVERNVITSEDLPDDILQAEHMLPTSRVILCTLSMLSNRRLSPITSLVPLRTVIFDEASQIEIGDYLAMMLQFRSTLQKMVFIGDDKQLEPHLSQDIFGMESVFDKSHLRENALFLDTQYRMPLAIATCISENVYKGRLKSLDVNFDTSCCRFVDVASGTDNPQGSSRINKQEVAAILTLSKRFFHQKKSFRIITPYDAQRTLLENALKEAGLPWEDMCFNIDSFQGNEDDYILVSVVRTQRLGFLSDHRRVNVMLTRCKKGMVICTHRGFIEGPARPTLISKLVESLGDSAWVAEQELEAAQIFDKIHDT
- a CDS encoding GATA zinc finger domain-containing protein 10; its protein translation is MAERELKKQEDKEKRNKHDIAAGEKHEDVARMNESLDMASRGAARSVLATTYLAVQDPSSSGDRTDNSDSKPSRSTSAMASAHQHHSRYSLPTVPQSSQSDFRLPSLKDLNFQYRSPSGTSQPPPPTELVPQQQDHPRHQTTSWGRSVQPTNPSAASVQSHPHQQQHTPPLSAGHEATPKVEYPSKHENGGYAHPGIPLSAQTQPAPASVNITNLRNEDIPHSPIQPTQATKRRNLTETIAARDSHYAPPVSYQQYAAPPVAYPAVPGPPPHNAQPAPPAPPPVSHEQMQHHSIPPSYTTYQQQQYMQPRPPVMHQQHPTHPHPTHSNPYPSPGPPPPAPPPQGPWSQQPQHAPPPPQHPSHQQPPPPQQQQQPPPPPQQQQQQHHVQQHPSHIPPHQQQQPPPITSNPSYGVSPHHLQHAPQPPPPQQQIQQHAPPQPPPPQPPHHYQPPPQQQQQQQQIPFARTTAIVPTNIDTRSSYPSSEPERAPPPPPLARPGDTMSERQHVPPPQPSQGELEDMLRLAQELVRLLEETKRANAPETDQSRMSAPEPMQESPDDPRPPKRPWEDISQDDVTQNEQSSFPEQQYASGGDVKPQTTAEQDMELIRTKRATTTAGTNGPPGQPKSKYRKRSRATPPGKCHSCNIRETPEWRRGPDGARTLCNACGLHYAKLMRKRDKNGANGEAPQIDMETLRASARAAEIDKPSRSKQAQSRSHPSEPASPAEVKQQTPQQHHQSTFQLMNMMAPTTEQSSSTMSSESSRAPPPPQSHNSMPPPSLPPQPPWSTSSTPRLYAAPEHLQHQSFIRGSQHSAPSR